One Citrus sinensis cultivar Valencia sweet orange chromosome 5, DVS_A1.0, whole genome shotgun sequence genomic window, aagaggtAAAAGGACGTTAGCCAAAAAGGATACGTCACGTGGCAGCTGaggtactccatatataaaggCGCCTAGGTTTCATTCTCGACCAGGCTCTGATTGACCTAAAAACACTCACACTCCAAAAAAGaggttttcttcaaccttaaaccctaatttacaTAGGGCTAGCTAGCTCTCTTTGCCAtaaaagcttgagtttgctaacttgagcgttggagtgtgaacgccggggtaccccagcttcacctctaacctcCATTTCACTGTTTTGCAGGCGTGAAGCTCATTTTGAAGGACACCTCTCTTGTTTCTGACCTTCCACCATTGTTACTACTCTCTCTCCCCTTCTCACCTCCCATGAATTTCAGATACACCGTACCGCACACAATAAACTAGTGAGGTACCCCATCtccccaaaaatataaatttattgttctagaTTGGTTTGGCATTTCCTACCCCAAAATCAGTTGAAAACAATTGGCGCTGTCTGTGGGGAAACGCACAAAAAGCCTCCTCCACGGTTACCAAACTAGTTGTTGTGTGTACTCCAATACATGGCACCCGACGTACCTCCCGAAGGTTTAATGGGAGATCCTACAAGGATGAGAGATGGCAGCAGCAGTGAAGGTAGTGATCCTGCGAGAAGGGTAGCCCGCATCAGTAAGGTCAAGGGTGTCAAGCAATCGACGGGTGTTCGCCAAGAAGAAGAACCTATTTCGCACAAGCATTTTGAGGATCTTGCCCACGCAATACTTAGGGCGGTCGGATCTCGGGCACCCGAAAGTTCACTTCCACCAGTGACGCTAGAAGCTCCACCACCTCAAACGGACGACCAAGCTATGGTCAAAAGAGGGGTACCCGAGGCCAGCAAGCCAAAGCCTAGGCCATCGGGTACCCGTTCTAAGTTTCAAACCATGGGCTCCCGCGAGGAGCGTTCTACCGCCTCTTACAATTCCCGCAGTAGCCAGGGTACGAGGCGTGCAAAGCGTACCCACGAGGATCTCCGTGAGAAGTTAAACGCCAAAAGGGCTTCTCAAATGGCGGCGACATTATCGGGTACGCCGAGGGTACCCCTCGAACTTGTGGAAAAGATGGAGAACCTGGAAGCCTAAGTGAAGCTCCTCTCCGAGAAGCAAAACATCACAGCTGCTCCAACGCCAATGACCTACCAATCGCCATTCACTATGGAGATTAGGACGGCAGCTCTCCCCGAGGCGTTTGCCATGCCTCAGATACCCCAATACTCGGGTACCACTGACCCCTCGGAGCATGCTGAGCTATACCGTGACCAAATGCTTATCAAGGGGGTAGATGAGAGCGCCATGTGTAGGATGTTTACGCACACACTCACGAGCCCCGCGAAGTCATGGTTTCGCTCTTTGAAAGCGGGTAGCATATCTTCCTTACACCAATTGTTATCCGAATTTACTAAAGAGTTTTTCTATGCTTCCACTCAAGATAGGGTAGCCTCCAAACTTGCCTTTATCAAGCAAGGGAAAGCCGAGCCTTTGCCGGAGTATGTAAGTCGTTTCCACCAAGAGGTGCTGCGAACTGGAGCATTTGGAAACCAATACACATTGacccattttgagaaaaatttacGGTTGGGCAAGTTATGGCGTTCCTTTCAAAAGAAGCGTCCACTCTCATATGAGGAAGCCCGTTCTCGGGCGTTGCAGCAGGTGGAGATGGACGAAAAATGCCAATTGAAGCGCCAAGAAGATAAGGCCGACGTTACAAAGAACAAGGAGAAGCCCAAGAGGGTGGAGGCCCCAATACCGCGGGTACCCCGAGCACGGAGCCCTCCACGGGCTGCCCTGCGGGGACGAGGGTATAACCCTCAAGGTACCTCAAGGGTACCCCAACCTCCAAGATCGCCACCACTGGATCAGCGAGAGCCACCACCGAGGCCTCGGTACGAATCTTACCACCCACTGAATCGATCCCCAGAGCAGATCTTCTACCATATTCGGGATAGCGGCCTCCTCCGTCCTCCTAAGCCAATGAAGAAGTACCCCAACATGAAGCGTAGCCTGAAGTATTGCGAGTTCCATGAGGACTTTGGTCACAGCACAGCCGAGTGCTTCACCTTGCGAgaggaaattgaatctttgatTCTCAGCAGGTACCTCAAAGAATTTGTTGCTGGCATGAGAGAAGCTCGGAAATCTGCGGAACAGGATAAAGGCAAGCAGGTAGCTGATGGCAGTCCTGAACGAGAGGTACCCCCTGGACACAAGAAAGGCGTGTATGTCAAGATGATCATGGGCGGACTGACTTTAGCGGGCCAATTCAGGAGGGCTATCAAAGGCTATGGTAGATCGTTGTCGATAACCACCAATATTGGCAGAGAAGTCAACCTTAATGAATGAGGTACACCAAAGATACCCCACCATCCCCCGCTTATCCTCTTTACAGAAAAAGATGCGGAGGGCATCTCGTACCCCCACGACGATGCCTTCGTAATTACGTTGAAGGTTGCCACTGGTAAGGTAGCAAGAACTCTTGTAGATACCGGCAGCTTCGTTGACATCATTTTCAAAAGCACCTTGGATCAACTATTGATTGAGTCGCCAAAGATCACCCCATATGCTACGCCCCTTATTGGGTTCGCCGGGGATATGGTTATACCAAAAGACATCATCACGCTGCCCGTTACACTTGGTAAGGTACCTCACCGTGTTGTTCACatgattgattttcttattgtagattgttatgcaaattttaatgtactcgcaagcgcacgaatctattgtagtatagatcaatggtgacgagtgtcgatcccacgaggatgtggattttaattatgtgtagaattaattttgtaaatgagtggttggatttatggtggaagtgatttggaatatgctaaaacttaaattaaaatggcgagaataaattctaaaattgaaattgcaatggagagaataaattgtagagaaaatctattaaattgacatacttgggtatctggatctgtatcaacatgcatcatgggctaaatcatccatattaatgccaattaaatcatgaggggggaatccacacctcatgaaccacgctctaatcaatatggtgttaagggcttatcgtgccaaataataataaccttgtactagagggccggtgaaaccaaggcggtactagacaagaatattattatttgtcgacgagaagtcaaaacatccacaaaaactagaggggaagagaaaataaatttaccaaattaagcccatgacacatgttgagacttcaccttcaacccaagcttgaaagaaaattagctactcataattgaactaggggcaaaatgggaatttattaaaatacgaagaaaatacaagatggagagagaattacagaaaatggatcccaaaaatggattcagagatatcaaattagggtggggaggccccctttttatagatacatggagtaaatcatggccatcagattaaaaacagtttggacgctcaggattgcgccacatcatcagtcaacagtccacggtttgaccacgcggatgaacagtaacgcggtttgactcggatgaacagtaacgcggtttggttgaaaataatcctgtgtgatgcatgtaccgtacgcgagatttttcatccactgatatgctgccacgtcaccatcaacagtacataagaattttagcccaacaggatcgtgacacctcatcagtcaatgccacatcatcggtcaatgccacgtcatcgatccgtctatgtgaacagtgttgtgaacagttacgtagttagtaccgtatacgtgaatagtaccgtacatatgaatagtgtcatttttccttttatgctcctcctaaggttttcgactgtcctgagttcaaaagtgatgtccgttttgccgtctgatctctcctttattgtgaaatgactataatgcccctaaaatacataaaatacttaattaaaataaaacacatgtaattaaatcacaagaaggctaaatacataaaagtaagggttgttagtaagacttgaaa contains:
- the LOC127902332 gene encoding uncharacterized protein LOC127902332, whose product is MTYQSPFTMEIRTAALPEAFAMPQIPQYSGTTDPSEHAELYRDQMLIKGVDESAMCRMFTHTLTSPAKSWFRSLKAGSISSLHQLLSEFTKEFFYASTQDRVASKLAFIKQGKAEPLPEYVSRFHQEVLRTGAFGNQYTLTHFEKNLRLGKLWRSFQKKRPLSYEEARSRALQQVEMDEKCQLKRQEDKADVTKNKEKPKRVEAPIPRVPRARSPPRAALRGRGYNPQGTSRVPQPPRSPPLDQREPPPRPRYESYHPLNRSPEQIFYHIRDSGLLRPPKPMKKYPNMKRSLKYCEFHEDFGHSTAECFTLREEIESLILSRYLKEFVAGMREARKSAEQDKGKQVADGSPEREVPPGHKKGVYVKMIMGGLTLAGQFRRAIKGYGRSLSITTNIGREVNLNE